In a single window of the Necator americanus strain Aroian chromosome X, whole genome shotgun sequence genome:
- a CDS encoding hypothetical protein (NECATOR_CHRX.G22147.T1), whose protein sequence is MTSILKNQIIKHLSKFARNLNPDKISLDVLKGKSKLEFIEINEEVLTDVLELPPWLRIRQAFCVGVTVSVPWTKLKSAPVVIFIDEINVNAVLTGEPPHKKTDRPASGLSENSSYGFADKVVEGLSLYINTVEINFDSDAFGGSFMLSRLSVESRTPGWQAAQDLRQTRINCTVINRALIFKQISWHLLRIEASAKTDRNEKRCTVNAPLRLITSGGKIRVTLKKNTIDGSVENAQIHMLLDDILWVATLPQLRSAIAFSSYLMSLVRQCEKEYPPVATLPTKPVESLTPNGQTATVSNVFRAFDFDQTSHHLHIKKVDLHLCDDAHSNITYPPGWDIESGAMQVTLYRVLVDIYPRTLASSDRRNWPRYSAPNDFSRWIDTRLEKQFSKFCTETDEALQTRLMRCWPQLLSFNVVLRIHDLIIQCVSDASSKRDSLQNMFTSDRHSRSLPNDQYIVHFEFANFVHPMSNSLPVPSPASFLQLGPFSILFDKRTLRWCLYIVHNLATAFEQSLGVNMEPIPHSDIRIDLLMPKVIIHFPSPSSNDRRFPLRLLISFSALSLSNTTFDSDIFKPFEMLSKATISYVANSELLGGRSTLIGDLMQLVGAENPTGVSELLWLRTSPAWVDTDHGPNTKSLPVISDVCFSGAILNSAEQVNIYVEPTTQISAVVDHFQFIQLTRLASSLSDFFDMLAEDQKHFNSERSVPSPTVAVLLAIKQARANILLTMGAMPSPYDNCPAVTENILECLSENIDLNEM, encoded by the exons ATGACTAGCATCTTAAAGAATCAAATTATCAAGCATCTATCCAA atttgctCGAAATCTCAATCCAGACAAGATATCTTTGGATGTTTTGAAGGGGAAAAGCAAACTCGAATTCATTGAAATCAATGAGGAAGTTCTCACGGATGTCCTG GAACTTCCTCCATGGCTTCGAATTAGGCAAGCGTTCTGCGTAGGGGTTACCGTAAGCGTACCTTggacaaaattgaaaagtgcTCCTGTGGTGATA TTCATCGATGAAATCAATGTTAATGCTGTGCTCACCGGCGAACCTCCGCATAAGAAGACAGACCGTCCTGCAAG TGGTCTCTCCGAAAATTCGTCGTATGGGTTCGCGGACAAGGTCGTGGAAGGCTTGTCGTTGTACATTAATACCGTCGAAATTAACTTTGACTCCGATGCGTTTGGAGGATCGTTTATG TTGTCGAGGCTGTCAGTTGAAAGTAGGACACCAGGATGGCAAGCCGCTCAGGACTTGAGGCAGACTCGTATAAACTGTACAGTTATTAATAGAGCACTTATCTTCAAGCAG ATTTCTTGGCATCTGCTTCGTATCGAAGCATCGGCGAAAACAGATAGGAACGAGAAACGATGTACAGTCAATGCCCCTCTACGGCTAATCACTAGCGGTGGTAAAATCAGGGTTACGCTCAAAAAGAACACTATTG atgggtCTGTTGAAAATGCTCAAATTCACATGCTTCTTGATGATATTTTATGGGTTGCAACCTTACCACAACTGCGGTCTGCCATtgcattttcttcatatttgaTGAGTCTAGTTCGACAATGTGAAAAAGAGTACCCACCG GTGGCTACATTACCAACAAAACCCGTGGAATCACTTACACCAAATGGTCAGACCGCAACTGTATCTAACGTCTTCCGAGCTTTCGACTTTGATCAAACCTCTCATCATTTACATATCAAGAAAGTCGATCTCCATCTCTGTGATGATGCCCATTCTAATATAA CCTATCCACCTGGATGGGACATTGAAAGCGGCGCAATGCAGGTAACACTCTATAGAGTCCTCGTTGACATTTATCCAAGAACTCTCGCTTCATCCGATCG GAGAAATTGGCCTCGCTATTCTGCACCAAATGACTTCTCTCGGTGGATCGATACAAGGCTTGAAAAACAGTTCTCAAAGTTCTGTACTGAAACAG ATGAAGCTTTGCAAACCAGATTAATGCGGTGTTGGCCACAATTGCTGTCTTTCAATGTTGTGCTCCGAATTCATGACCTCATAATACAATGTGTTTCTGATGCAAGCTCAAAGAGAGATAGCCTTCAGAATATGTTCACTAGCGATCG GCATTCGCGGTCGTTGCCGAACGATCAGTACATTGTTCATTTCGAGTTCGCGAATTTCGTCCATCCGATGTCAAATTCTCTCCCAG TTCCATCACCTGCGAGCTTCCTTCAGCTTGGTCCGTTTTCTATTCTGTTTGATAAAAGAACATTGCGATGGTGTCTTTACATAGTGCACAACCTCGCTACTGCTTTC GAACAATCTCTTGGGGTTAACATGGAACCTATTCCACACTCAGACATACGAATAGATTTGCTTATGCCGAAG gtGATAATTCATTTTCCATCTCCGTCATCGAATGATCGGCGCTTTCCTCTTCGCCTATTAATTTCGTTCTCTGCACTTTCTTTGTCAAACACAACGTTCGACAGTGATATATTCAAGCCGTTTGAAATGCTCAGTAAGGCTACAATCAGTTATGTAGCAAACTCGGAGCTTCTCGGTGGGCGATCAACATTGATTGGTGATTTGATGCAACTGGTCGGTGCAGAAAATCCAACTGGAG TGAGCGAGCTGTTGTGGCTACGAACATCACCAGCTTGGGTTGATACTGATCACGGTCCGAACACCAAGTCACTTCCTGTCATTTCAGAC GTTTGTTTCTCCGGTGCCATTCTAAACAGCGCAGAACAAGTGAACATATACGTGGAACCAACCACTCAGATCAGTGCTGTCGTTgatcattttcaatttattcag TTGACGAGGCTGGCATCTTCGTTGTCAGACTTTTTTGACATGTTAGCAGAGGATCAGAAACATTTTAATTCTGAAAGAAGTGTTCCTTCGCCCACTGTAGCAGTGTTGCTCGCTATCAAACAG GCACGAGCGAACATTTTGTTGACAATGGGAGCGATGCCTTCACCTTATGACAATTGCCCAGCAGtcacagaaaatattttagaatgTTTATCAG AAAACATTGACCTCAATGAAATGTGA
- a CDS encoding hypothetical protein (NECATOR_CHRX.G22148.T1): MRWPILFLLPTIVIAYCPEFFKNQTACSCFDYFDGSVIRCSGQEGPIMVEQMKKSHFEIRELTLENANIVEIGPRAFKNLRIKKLVLDKNRIKELHKDAFRGLENVLQELSIAQNKLTEVPTDALAGLRALNVLSLKCNRIGNLAEPIFQNLTSLIDVNLSCNEICGITSNAFDGVRATLQNLILDMNCMEKFPAGAVTNMESLIALHLKYNKIDEIEQHQLTNLSSLSMLSLSSNNISSIHPFALQNTPNLRYVYLAENQLHNFDVGTMAQFKQTQVLDLAFNMLSEITVETFAGLESLQHLNLESNNIKTVAPGAFAGIPLLLLWLPNNCLSTISPATFQGALFLRQLSLANNNIKDIEPLSFNHLANLHTIDLANNKIQSLQQGAIQGTDHLTVRLQENPMVCSQDGFHVMNGPQAINLTTEPNNICKTNWHDATPDVCPKALSRPAQPPCCNRKPVTTTTTTTTSTTTTTSATTTETTASSDEEEEEDEEVIGEEADENLEEAEEPVTQDSTTTQPTTTTTPEATTTTTKASKRKVNMDRFWRLSQRPVAGSPFMRHQISSVLKPKYLITTAAPTRYNGLQEGEVRDEEDEDDGAEEEEEEDEDEEEEVTTKKYSRRIPARVRERQRMLNKMPPWLQTSSKGKSPEPEEEFNEDGETETVQVDQHVKH, translated from the exons ATGCGGTGGCCGATACTCTTTCTACTCCCAACTATCGTTATCGCTTACTGCCCTGAGTTTTTCAAGAATCAG ACAGCATGTTCATGTTTCGATTATTTCGACGGTTCTGTAATTCGTTGCTCAGGACAAGAAGGGCCAATTATGGTTgaacaaatgaagaaatcaCACTTTGAAATTCGAGAACTTACTTTGGAAAACGCTAACATTGTCGAA ATTGGACCTCGAGCTTTCAAAAATCTCCGCATAAAAAAGTTGGTTCTCGATAAGAACCGAATCAAGGAGCTTCACAAGGACGCTTTTCGAGGATTGGAGAACGTGTTACAAGAATTGTCGATTGCTCAAAACAAACTGACTGAG GTTCCAACTGATGCTCTTGCTGGATTACGAGCGCTTAACGTTCTAAGTTTGAAGTGCAATAGGATCGGAAATCTAGCCGAACCAATATTCCAAAATCTTACGTCACTAATCGACGTCAACCTCTCATGCAATGAG ATTTGTGGAATTACTTCAAATGCCTTCGATGGAGTTCGTGCTACACTTCAAAACCTTATTCTCGATATGAACTGTATGGAGAAGTTCCCTGCTGGAGCAGTAACTAATATGGAAAGCTTAATTGCTCTACATCTTAAGTATAACAAG ATTGACGAGATTGAACAACACCAACTGACCAACTTGTCATCATTGTCGATGCTTTCTTTGAGTAGCAACAATATATCTTCCATTCATCCGTTTGCACTACAAAACACACCTAATCTACGGTATGTGTACCTTGCTGAAAATCAGCTTCATAATTTTGATGTCGGCACTATGGCTCAATTCAAACAAACGCag GTACTTGATCTGGCCTTCAACATGTTATCAGAAATCACAGTGGAGACATTTGCGGGACTAGAAAGCCTACAACATTTGAATCTTGAAAGCAACAACATCAAG ACAGTGGCTCCTGGGGCATTCGCAGGAATCCCTCTTTTACTTTTATGGCTGCCGAACAATTGCCTGAGCACAATTAGTCCAGCAACATTCCAAGGAGCATTGTTCCTACGTCAATTATCTCTTGCTAATAACAACATCAAGGACATTGAG CCTCTTTCGTTCAATCATCTGGCAAACTTGCACACTATCGATCTAGCCAACAACAAAATACAGTCACTACAACAAGGAGCAATTCAAGGAACTGATCATTTAACAGTCCGACTTCAAG AAAATCCCATGGTTTGTTCGCAAGATGGTTTTCATGTTATGAATGGACCTCAAGCCATAAATCTTACAACGGAACCTAACAATATCTGTAAGACCAATTGGCATGACGCAACACCTGATGTGTGCCCTAAG GCTCTTTCACGTCCTGCACAACCACCTTGCTGCAATCGAAAACCTGTAACTACAACTACTACGACGACTACAAGCACCACTACGACTACATCAGCCACAACGACGGAAACAACAGCTTCCAGtgatgaagaagaggaagaagatgaagaagtgaTAGGGGAGGAAGCCGATGAGAATCTGGAGG AGGCTGAAGAACCAGTAACGCAAGACTCTACAACGACACAACCTACAACTACGACAACACCAGAAGCAACGACAACAACTACAAAAGCATCAAagagaaaa GTGAATATGGATCGATTTTGGCGACTCTCGCAGAGACCCGTTGCTGGTTCACCGTTCATGCGGCATCAAATCAGCTCTGTATTAAAACCAAAGTACCTTATTACG ACTGCTGCGCCTACACGGTACAACGGGCTGCAAGAGGGGGAAGTTCGTGATGAAGAAGACGAAGACGATGGAGCTGAAGAA gaggaagaagaagatgaggatgaagaagaagaggtaACAACCAAGAAATACTCCCGCAGAATCCCAGCACGAGTGCGAGAACGACAACGGATGCTCAACAAGATGCCACCATGGCTGCAAACATCTTCCAAGGGAAAGAGTCCAGAGCCAGAGGAAGAATTTAACGAG GACGGAGAAACAGAAACAGTACAAGTCGATCAACACGTAAAGCATTAG
- a CDS encoding hypothetical protein (NECATOR_CHRX.G22149.T1), whose translation MRLSILILSCSFILVSSCPQSVMNLCKCEDLHNGVSLDCSHSNGAEAVQLLRDNQALLGLIQSLTMHYANLRSIPPRFLAGLYIKRLDLSYNQMVEVHPEAFSGMSPVVQELILTHNNLTKIPVNAMATLSTILRVDLSNNSIANISDRDTIPSLPKLYDINLGTNKIYSIHSAAFRNVRDSIQIINLGHNCLNSVPSSSIRGLKQLQALHMQKNNITALEALNFLNLPVLNLLNLAGNKISDVNRQAFLNVPQLKYLYLTNNRISKLTPHQFVSFDQIEMIDLTGNEITDIPSECMSQLPQLRQLFLGGNRIKTIGRNAFANSSIVILSLVNNQLKEITEGMLDGMPNLQSVVFKNNKISSIHHNAFYDAPSMVMIDLSDNELFDLLPSTFLAQLNLQMIDLRNNKIIRTPYAAFNRRIGTVFLQENPLVCTEKIHMLQDGVAVFIATSEDLICGGKTTTTSTTAAPFMMHKLSPRRPSANEIRKPSGAFQHAGLIQEQEDEEEPVPIRPISSNESPTQFKPKEIHRSGGLHQSDISRITLPKELDHDFKEKLGSTEIEELATTENNESDLKQATAEQNTSVEATTLGRRVYTDIADNPNLIHPFPVPFLKKPVTVHKAARVNPSTQTNVPSTEVHTLPPSIVIAARRPSSTETEQNVVDDGERFEQFALRSHTTVQSKQDVSEAPLPTSTRLASPTFIIVVCLTVVAVVMVSVVVGLCTVRYRQIGRFTSTYSESSAARTNAYVSAQAAQMNVIYGTMERDRNMCLSRPDDVQPWLYNPGHNYCNYYK comes from the exons ATGCGCCTTTCGATACTCATCCTCAGCTGTTCGTTCATACTAGTCAGCTCATGTCCGCAGTCAGTGATGAATTTGTGCAAGTGCGAGGACTTGCACAACGGCGTATCACTCGACTGTTCACATTCGAATGGAGCCGAAGCTGTACAGCTACTACGAGACAATCAAGCACTACTTGGTCTTATACAAAGCCTAACTATGCATTACGCTAATTTACGTTCTATTCCACCTAGATTTCTAGCTGGTCTTTATATTAAACGACTAGATCTCTCCTACAATCAGATGGTAGAAGTTCATCCAGAAGCATTCTCTGGAATGAGTCCTGTTGTGCAAGAACTAATTCTTACTCACAACAACTTAACGAAG ATACCAGTCAATGCTATGGCAACTCTCAGCACAATTCTTCGCGTGGATCTTTCAAATAACTCAATAGCTAACATCTCAGATCGCGACACAATCCCCTCTCTACCGAAG TTATACGACATAAATCTTGGTACGAATAAGATCTACTCTATTCATTCCGCAGCATTTCGAAATGTCAGGGATTCTATCCAAATAATAAACCTTGGACATAACTGCCTTAACTCAGTCCCTTCGTCAT caaTACGAGGACTTAAACAACTACAAGCTTTACATATGCAGAAGAACAACATAACAGCCTTGGAAGCTCTCAATTTTCTCAACCTTCCCGTGTTGAATCTACTTAATCTGGCTGGCAATAAGATCTCGGACGTCAACAGACAGGCGTTCTTGAATGTACCACAACTTAAGTACCTGTACTTGACAAATAATAGGATCTCAAAGCTTACTCCTCATCAGTTCGTTTCATTTGATCAAATCGAAATGATCGATCTGACAGGAAACGAAATTACTGATATACCCAGCGAATGTATGTCACAGTTGCCTCAGCTCAGACAATTATTCCTTGGTGGGaataggatcaaaacgattgGCAGAAATGCTTTTGCCAACAGTTCTATTGTTATTCTAAGTCTGGTCAACAATCAGCTAAAAGAAATTACTGAGGGAATGCTGGATGGAATGCCAAATTTACAAAGTGTCGtcttcaaaaataacaag ATCAGCTCCATACACCACAATGCATTTTACGACGCACCATCTATGGTGATGATTGACTTAAGTGATAACGAATTATTCGACCTGCTTCCGTCAACATTCCTCGCTCAGCTCAATCTGCAAATGATCGACTTACGTAACAACAAAATCATCCGAACACCGTATGCAGCGTTTAATCGCCGAATTGGTACAGTATTTCTACAAG AAAACCCTCTGGTATGCACGGAAAAGATTCATATGCTCCAGGATGGAGTCGCAGTATTTATTGCAACCAGTGAGGATTTGATTTGTGGTGGAAAGACAACGACAACATCAACAACAGCAGCACCTTTCATG ATGCACAAATTGTCACCACGTCGGCCGAGTGCAAATGAAATACGGAAACCTTCGGGAGCATTCCAGCATGCTGGCTTAATCCAAGAacaagaagatgaagaa GAACCAGTTCCTATCCGtccaatttcttcaaatgaatCCCCAACCCAGTTCAAACCGAAGGAAATTCACAG GAGTGGTGGACTTCATCAATCGGATATTTCGCGTATTACGCTTCCTAAGGAACTTGACCAcgattttaaggaaaaactagGAAGTACTGAAATTGAAGAGCTTGCTACAACTGAGAATAATGAATCTGATTTGAAACAGGCTACAGCG GAACAGAACACATCGGTAGAGGCAACTACATTAGGTCGAAGGGTGTACACAGATATTGCGGACAACCCCAACCTTATCCATCCCTTCCCAGTGCCGTTTCTTAAAAAACCGGTCACTGTTCATAAG GCTGCACGAGTAAACCCATCAACACAAACTAATGTTCCATCGACTGAAGTGCATACTTTGCCACCATCAATAGTGATAGCAGCTAGAAG GCCGAGTTCCACGGAAACCGAACAAAATGTTGTTGACGATGGTGAACGTTTCGAACAATTCGCTTTACGTTCTCACACTACTGTTCAAAGCAAGCAg GATGTTTCGGAAGCGCCACTTCCAACAAGTACTCGGCTCGCTTCTCCAACTTTTATAATCGTTGTGTGCTTGACTGTGGTTGCAGTTGTGATGGTTTCTGTCGTAGTTGGACTGTGTACAGTACGCTACAG ACAAATAGGACGATTCACTTCTACATATTCCGAAAGTAGCGCGGCACGCACAAATGCGTATGTCTCAGCTCAAGCGGCTCAAATGAATGTCATTTATGGTACAATGGAACGCGATCG CAATATGTGCCTGTCAAGGCCAGACGATGTTCAACCTTGGCTCTATAATCCTGGACATAATTACTGTAATTATTACAAATGA
- a CDS encoding hypothetical protein (NECATOR_CHRX.G22149.T2), with protein sequence MNLCKCEDLHNGVSLDCSHSNGAEAVQLLRDNQALLGLIQSLTMHYANLRSIPPRFLAGLYIKRLDLSYNQMVEVHPEAFSGMSPVVQELILTHNNLTKIPVNAMATLSTILRVDLSNNSIANISDRDTIPSLPKLYDINLGTNKIYSIHSAAFRNVRDSIQIINLGHNCLNSVPSSSIRGLKQLQALHMQKNNITALEALNFLNLPVLNLLNLAGNKISDVNRQAFLNVPQLKYLYLTNNRISKLTPHQFVSFDQIEMIDLTGNEITDIPSECMSQLPQLRQLFLGGNRIKTIGRNAFANSSIVILSLVNNQLKEITEGMLDGMPNLQSVVFKNNKISSIHHNAFYDAPSMVMIDLSDNELFDLLPSTFLAQLNLQMIDLRNNKIIRTPYAAFNRRIGTVFLQENPLVCTEKIHMLQDGVAVFIATSEDLICGGKTTTTSTTAAPFMMHKLSPRRPSANEIRKPSGAFQHAGLIQEQEDEEEPVPIRPISSNESPTQFKPKEIHRSGGLHQSDISRITLPKELDHDFKEKLGSTEIEELATTENNESDLKQATAEQNTSVEATTLGRRVYTDIADNPNLIHPFPVPFLKKPVTVHKAARVNPSTQTNVPSTEVHTLPPSIVIAARRPSSTETEQNVVDDGERFEQFALRSHTTVQSKQDVSEAPLPTSTRLASPTFIIVVCLTVVAVVMVSVVVGLCTVRYRQIGRFTSTYSESSAARTNAYVSAQAAQMNVIYGTMERDRNMCLSRPDDVQPWLYNPGHNYCNYYK encoded by the exons ATGAATTTGTGCAAGTGCGAGGACTTGCACAACGGCGTATCACTCGACTGTTCACATTCGAATGGAGCCGAAGCTGTACAGCTACTACGAGACAATCAAGCACTACTTGGTCTTATACAAAGCCTAACTATGCATTACGCTAATTTACGTTCTATTCCACCTAGATTTCTAGCTGGTCTTTATATTAAACGACTAGATCTCTCCTACAATCAGATGGTAGAAGTTCATCCAGAAGCATTCTCTGGAATGAGTCCTGTTGTGCAAGAACTAATTCTTACTCACAACAACTTAACGAAG ATACCAGTCAATGCTATGGCAACTCTCAGCACAATTCTTCGCGTGGATCTTTCAAATAACTCAATAGCTAACATCTCAGATCGCGACACAATCCCCTCTCTACCGAAG TTATACGACATAAATCTTGGTACGAATAAGATCTACTCTATTCATTCCGCAGCATTTCGAAATGTCAGGGATTCTATCCAAATAATAAACCTTGGACATAACTGCCTTAACTCAGTCCCTTCGTCAT caaTACGAGGACTTAAACAACTACAAGCTTTACATATGCAGAAGAACAACATAACAGCCTTGGAAGCTCTCAATTTTCTCAACCTTCCCGTGTTGAATCTACTTAATCTGGCTGGCAATAAGATCTCGGACGTCAACAGACAGGCGTTCTTGAATGTACCACAACTTAAGTACCTGTACTTGACAAATAATAGGATCTCAAAGCTTACTCCTCATCAGTTCGTTTCATTTGATCAAATCGAAATGATCGATCTGACAGGAAACGAAATTACTGATATACCCAGCGAATGTATGTCACAGTTGCCTCAGCTCAGACAATTATTCCTTGGTGGGaataggatcaaaacgattgGCAGAAATGCTTTTGCCAACAGTTCTATTGTTATTCTAAGTCTGGTCAACAATCAGCTAAAAGAAATTACTGAGGGAATGCTGGATGGAATGCCAAATTTACAAAGTGTCGtcttcaaaaataacaag ATCAGCTCCATACACCACAATGCATTTTACGACGCACCATCTATGGTGATGATTGACTTAAGTGATAACGAATTATTCGACCTGCTTCCGTCAACATTCCTCGCTCAGCTCAATCTGCAAATGATCGACTTACGTAACAACAAAATCATCCGAACACCGTATGCAGCGTTTAATCGCCGAATTGGTACAGTATTTCTACAAG AAAACCCTCTGGTATGCACGGAAAAGATTCATATGCTCCAGGATGGAGTCGCAGTATTTATTGCAACCAGTGAGGATTTGATTTGTGGTGGAAAGACAACGACAACATCAACAACAGCAGCACCTTTCATG ATGCACAAATTGTCACCACGTCGGCCGAGTGCAAATGAAATACGGAAACCTTCGGGAGCATTCCAGCATGCTGGCTTAATCCAAGAacaagaagatgaagaa GAACCAGTTCCTATCCGtccaatttcttcaaatgaatCCCCAACCCAGTTCAAACCGAAGGAAATTCACAG GAGTGGTGGACTTCATCAATCGGATATTTCGCGTATTACGCTTCCTAAGGAACTTGACCAcgattttaaggaaaaactagGAAGTACTGAAATTGAAGAGCTTGCTACAACTGAGAATAATGAATCTGATTTGAAACAGGCTACAGCG GAACAGAACACATCGGTAGAGGCAACTACATTAGGTCGAAGGGTGTACACAGATATTGCGGACAACCCCAACCTTATCCATCCCTTCCCAGTGCCGTTTCTTAAAAAACCGGTCACTGTTCATAAG GCTGCACGAGTAAACCCATCAACACAAACTAATGTTCCATCGACTGAAGTGCATACTTTGCCACCATCAATAGTGATAGCAGCTAGAAG GCCGAGTTCCACGGAAACCGAACAAAATGTTGTTGACGATGGTGAACGTTTCGAACAATTCGCTTTACGTTCTCACACTACTGTTCAAAGCAAGCAg GATGTTTCGGAAGCGCCACTTCCAACAAGTACTCGGCTCGCTTCTCCAACTTTTATAATCGTTGTGTGCTTGACTGTGGTTGCAGTTGTGATGGTTTCTGTCGTAGTTGGACTGTGTACAGTACGCTACAG ACAAATAGGACGATTCACTTCTACATATTCCGAAAGTAGCGCGGCACGCACAAATGCGTATGTCTCAGCTCAAGCGGCTCAAATGAATGTCATTTATGGTACAATGGAACGCGATCG CAATATGTGCCTGTCAAGGCCAGACGATGTTCAACCTTGGCTCTATAATCCTGGACATAATTACTGTAATTATTACAAATGA
- a CDS encoding hypothetical protein (NECATOR_CHRX.G22150.T1), translating into MLFGAPPEPSRNNTPRSTPAPVPGDLPKATTTRRVESFPEFKPLLDYDACSFVDDSTSVATSTEDESNFEIDVVPEEDDFDLADLAEDASTVDEAIISDRIYKVLMAKHGNILTVDLVTVITMINVHNKDTLVLGKANNVLVSQKLDVARMEAYDGLRRKSNNVENVRVKDPEVLFSVIAPANSITSDVQVTVKGISAQVEDEIVSHLAAFALDEEAKENNVNLFIKVCDSRIQIHDRNKKKPLLLTIKECVIEQDEKRREL; encoded by the exons ATGTTATTTGGAG CTCCACCCGAACCGAGTCGTAACAATACTCCACGAAGCACTCCTGCGCCAGTTCCAGGTGATCTACCTAAGGCGACCACTACCAGAAGGGTTGAATCGTTCCCAGAATTCAAACCTTTGCTGGATTATG ATGCGTGCTCCTTTGTTGACGATTCTACCTCAGTTGCTACCTCTACTGAAGACGAGTCAAATTTTGAGATAGACGTGGTACCAGAAGAAGACGATTTTGATCTGGCTG ATTTGGCTGAAGACGCTTCAACTGTCGATGAGGCTATAATTAGCGATCGAATATACAAAGTTCTGATGGCGAAACAC GGGAACATCCTTACTGTTGACCTGGTGACTGTAATAACGATGATTAATGTACATAATAAAGATACACTTGTATTAGGAAAAGCGAACAA TGTTTTGGTGTCTCAAAAACTTGATGTGGCGAGGATGGAAGCTTACGATGgtcttcgaagaaaaagtaaCAATGTGGAAAATGTTCGAGTTAAAGATCCAGAG GTGCTATTTTCTGTGATTGCACCTGCAAACTCAATTACAAGTGACGTTCAG GTAACAGTGAAAGGTATTTCTGCACAAGTGGAAGATGAAATAGTGTCTCATCTAGCTGCATTCGCACTCGACGAAGaagcgaaagaaaataatgtgaacTTGTTCATTAAAGTCTGCGATTCACGTATTCAAATTCAC
- a CDS encoding hypothetical protein (NECATOR_CHRX.G22150.T2) — protein MTNAPPEPSRNNTPRSTPAPVPGDLPKATTTRRVESFPEFKPLLDYDACSFVDDSTSVATSTEDESNFEIDVVPEEDDFDLADLAEDASTVDEAIISDRIYKVLMAKHGNILTVDLVTVITMINVHNKDTLVLGKANNVLVSQKLDVARMEAYDGLRRKSNNVENVRVKDPEVLFSVIAPANSITSDVQVTVKGISAQVEDEIVSHLAAFALDEEAKENNVNLFIKVCDSRIQIHDRNKKKPLLLTIKECVIEQDEKRREL, from the exons ATGACTAATG CTCCACCCGAACCGAGTCGTAACAATACTCCACGAAGCACTCCTGCGCCAGTTCCAGGTGATCTACCTAAGGCGACCACTACCAGAAGGGTTGAATCGTTCCCAGAATTCAAACCTTTGCTGGATTATG ATGCGTGCTCCTTTGTTGACGATTCTACCTCAGTTGCTACCTCTACTGAAGACGAGTCAAATTTTGAGATAGACGTGGTACCAGAAGAAGACGATTTTGATCTGGCTG ATTTGGCTGAAGACGCTTCAACTGTCGATGAGGCTATAATTAGCGATCGAATATACAAAGTTCTGATGGCGAAACAC GGGAACATCCTTACTGTTGACCTGGTGACTGTAATAACGATGATTAATGTACATAATAAAGATACACTTGTATTAGGAAAAGCGAACAA TGTTTTGGTGTCTCAAAAACTTGATGTGGCGAGGATGGAAGCTTACGATGgtcttcgaagaaaaagtaaCAATGTGGAAAATGTTCGAGTTAAAGATCCAGAG GTGCTATTTTCTGTGATTGCACCTGCAAACTCAATTACAAGTGACGTTCAG GTAACAGTGAAAGGTATTTCTGCACAAGTGGAAGATGAAATAGTGTCTCATCTAGCTGCATTCGCACTCGACGAAGaagcgaaagaaaataatgtgaacTTGTTCATTAAAGTCTGCGATTCACGTATTCAAATTCAC